From a single Solirubrobacterales bacterium genomic region:
- a CDS encoding pyridoxamine 5'-phosphate oxidase family protein → MNRRKLIEMSPEEILRFLERERVAVVSSIGPRGWPHSMPLWYVVRDGNIWSWTFRKSQKVRNLERDPRATVLVEAGEEYAELRGVQFEAEAIFHDEPDLILEFAGALVRRYAPAGGEPSPETLEAFRAQAPKRTVIEFAPRRTVSWDHRKLGGTY, encoded by the coding sequence ATGAACCGCCGCAAACTGATCGAGATGTCCCCGGAGGAGATCCTTCGGTTTCTCGAGCGGGAGCGGGTTGCGGTGGTCAGCAGCATCGGCCCTCGAGGCTGGCCCCACTCGATGCCACTCTGGTATGTGGTCCGGGACGGCAACATCTGGTCCTGGACCTTCCGCAAGTCCCAGAAGGTGAGGAACCTCGAACGCGACCCGCGGGCGACCGTGTTGGTCGAGGCCGGTGAGGAGTACGCCGAGCTCCGTGGGGTCCAGTTTGAGGCGGAAGCGATCTTCCATGACGAGCCCGACCTGATCCTCGAGTTTGCCGGAGCGCTGGTCCGGCGCTACGCCCCGGCCGGGGGAGAACCGTCCCCGGAGACGCTGGAAGCGTTCCGCGCCCAGGCCCCGAAACGCACGGTGATCGAGTTCGCACCCCGTCGCACGGTCAGCTGGGATCACCGC